From Vogesella sp. XCS3, the proteins below share one genomic window:
- a CDS encoding amino acid ABC transporter ATP-binding protein, protein MIRFSNVHKWFKDLHVLNGVNLQVQQGEVVVVCGPSGSGKSTLIRTVNQLESINEGEIWVDGKNVADPKTDLNALRAEVGFVFQHFNLYPHLSVLDNITLSPMKVKGMDRAAADKLAVTLLERVGLAHKKDAFPAMLSGGQQQRVAIARGLAMEPRVMLFDEPTSALDPEMIGEVLKVMKDLAESGMTMMVVTHEMGFAREVADRVVFVDHGQIIEEAHPEHFFTNPQHDRAKQFLRQLLTPMN, encoded by the coding sequence ATGATTCGTTTCAGTAATGTACACAAGTGGTTCAAAGACCTGCACGTGCTCAATGGCGTCAATCTGCAGGTGCAGCAAGGTGAAGTCGTGGTGGTGTGCGGGCCGTCCGGCTCGGGCAAGTCCACGCTGATTCGTACCGTGAACCAGCTGGAAAGCATTAACGAAGGGGAAATCTGGGTAGACGGCAAAAACGTGGCCGACCCCAAGACCGACCTGAATGCCCTGCGCGCCGAAGTCGGCTTTGTGTTTCAGCATTTCAATCTCTACCCCCACCTGTCGGTACTGGACAACATCACGCTGTCGCCTATGAAGGTAAAGGGCATGGACCGTGCGGCCGCCGACAAGCTGGCCGTCACGCTGCTGGAGCGTGTTGGCCTGGCGCACAAGAAAGACGCCTTCCCTGCCATGCTGTCCGGTGGCCAGCAACAGCGTGTGGCCATTGCCCGCGGCCTGGCCATGGAACCGCGCGTGATGCTGTTTGACGAACCTACCTCGGCACTGGACCCGGAAATGATCGGCGAAGTGCTGAAGGTGATGAAGGATTTGGCCGAGTCCGGCATGACCATGATGGTGGTCACCCACGAGATGGGCTTTGCCCGCGAAGTGGCCGACCGCGTGGTCTTTGTCGATCACGGCCAGATAATCGAAGAAGCGCACCCCGAGCACTTCTTTACCAACCCTCAGCACGATCGCGCCAAGCAGTTCCTGCGCCAGCTGCTGACACCGATGAACTGA
- a CDS encoding glutamate/aspartate ABC transporter substrate-binding protein — protein sequence MRFTTRLLTTAVIASAVAAPAMAEGTLDKIKESGVIVLGHRDASIPFSYLADGPNPIGYSHDLQLKVVEAVKKQLKLPNLQVKYNLVTSQTRIPLVQNGTVDLECGSTTNNLERQKQVAFSVGIFEIGTRLMTAKTSGVKDFPDLKGKNVVTTAGTTSERLLKAMNAEKQMGMNIISAKDHGESFLMLESGRAIAFMMDDALLYGEMAKAKNPANWVVTGKPQSFEIYGCMLRKDDPAFKKVVDDAIKATFKSGEVNKIYSKWFMSPVPPKGLNLNFPMSDEFKELVAKPTDKSAEQM from the coding sequence ATGCGTTTTACTACCCGTCTGCTGACCACTGCCGTCATCGCTTCCGCTGTTGCCGCCCCGGCCATGGCCGAAGGCACACTGGACAAGATCAAGGAATCCGGCGTGATCGTGCTGGGCCACCGCGATGCATCCATCCCGTTCAGCTACCTGGCTGACGGCCCGAACCCTATCGGCTACTCGCACGACCTGCAGCTGAAAGTGGTAGAAGCCGTGAAAAAACAGCTGAAGCTGCCGAACCTGCAAGTGAAGTACAACCTGGTAACGTCGCAGACCCGTATCCCGCTGGTACAGAACGGTACCGTGGATCTGGAATGTGGTTCCACCACCAACAACCTGGAGCGTCAGAAACAGGTGGCTTTCTCGGTAGGTATCTTTGAAATCGGTACCCGCCTGATGACTGCCAAGACCTCCGGCGTGAAAGACTTCCCGGACCTGAAAGGCAAGAACGTGGTGACCACCGCCGGTACCACTTCCGAGCGCCTGCTCAAAGCCATGAACGCCGAGAAGCAGATGGGCATGAACATCATTTCCGCCAAAGACCACGGCGAATCGTTCCTGATGCTGGAATCCGGCCGTGCCATCGCTTTCATGATGGATGACGCCCTGCTGTACGGCGAAATGGCCAAGGCCAAGAACCCGGCCAACTGGGTAGTTACCGGCAAGCCGCAGTCCTTCGAGATCTACGGTTGCATGCTGCGCAAAGACGACCCGGCCTTCAAGAAAGTGGTAGACGACGCCATCAAGGCCACCTTCAAGTCCGGCGAAGTGAACAAGATCTACAGCAAGTGGTTCATGAGCCCGGTACCGCCAAAAGGCCTGAACCTGAACTTCCCGATGTCCGACGAGTTCAAGGAACTGGTTGCCAAGCCGACCGACAAGTCCGCCGAGCAAATGTAA
- a CDS encoding amino acid ABC transporter permease gives MNYNWDWNVFFKSTGIGSEIYLDWFVSGLGWTIAVALVAWIVALIIGSVLGVMRTLPNKLLSGVATAYVELFRNVPLLVQLFIWYFMVPDYLPESTQVWFKQELNPATSAYISVVVCLALFTAARVCEQVRTGIQALPKGQSAAALAVGFTLPQMYRHVLLPQAFRIIIPPLTSEFLNIFKNSSVASLIGLMELLAQTKQTAEFTANMFEAFTLATLIYFVLNMSLMTFMSWVEKKVRIPGMMGGAK, from the coding sequence ATGAATTACAACTGGGACTGGAACGTCTTTTTCAAGTCCACCGGTATCGGCAGCGAGATCTATCTGGACTGGTTCGTGTCCGGCCTGGGCTGGACCATTGCCGTGGCGCTGGTAGCCTGGATCGTGGCGCTGATCATCGGTAGCGTGCTGGGCGTGATGCGCACCCTGCCGAACAAGCTGTTGTCCGGCGTGGCCACGGCCTACGTGGAGCTGTTCCGTAACGTGCCGCTGCTGGTACAGCTGTTTATCTGGTATTTCATGGTGCCCGACTACCTGCCCGAATCGACCCAGGTATGGTTCAAGCAGGAGCTGAACCCGGCCACCTCCGCCTATATCTCGGTGGTGGTGTGTCTGGCGCTGTTTACCGCCGCCCGCGTGTGCGAGCAGGTGCGTACCGGTATCCAGGCCTTGCCCAAGGGCCAGAGCGCTGCCGCACTGGCGGTGGGTTTCACCTTGCCGCAAATGTACCGCCATGTGCTGCTGCCACAGGCTTTCCGCATCATCATCCCGCCACTCACCAGCGAATTTTTGAACATCTTCAAAAACTCCTCGGTGGCGTCGCTGATCGGCCTGATGGAGCTGCTGGCGCAAACCAAGCAGACCGCCGAATTTACCGCCAATATGTTTGAAGCCTTTACCCTGGCCACCCTGATCTACTTCGTGCTGAACATGAGCCTGATGACGTTCATGAGCTGGGTAGAGAAGAAAGTGCGTATTCCCGGCATGATGGGAGGAGCGAAATAA
- a CDS encoding amino acid ABC transporter permease, producing MDFSQIIPSMPGLVDGMLMTLKLLALSVVGGVALGTVLALLRLSSNPLLSGFAKAYVNYFRSIPLLLVITWFYLAVPMLLNWITGTFVSVGAFTSCLVAFMMFEAAYYCEIVRAGIQSISKGQENAAYALGMSYGQAMRLIILPQAFRKMMPLLLQQSIILFQDTSLVYAVGLMDFLNAARSKGDIVGLPHEFLIFAGAVYFVISFGASLSVKRLQKRFAV from the coding sequence ATGGATTTCAGCCAGATTATTCCTTCGATGCCGGGCCTGGTGGACGGCATGCTGATGACGCTGAAGCTGCTGGCCCTGTCGGTAGTGGGCGGCGTGGCACTGGGTACGGTACTGGCGCTGCTGCGCCTGTCCAGCAACCCGCTGCTGTCCGGCTTTGCCAAAGCCTACGTGAACTATTTCCGTTCCATTCCGCTGCTGCTGGTGATCACCTGGTTCTACCTGGCGGTACCGATGCTGCTGAACTGGATTACCGGTACCTTCGTATCGGTGGGCGCTTTCACGTCTTGCCTGGTGGCCTTCATGATGTTCGAAGCGGCCTACTACTGCGAAATCGTGCGCGCCGGTATCCAGTCCATTTCCAAGGGCCAGGAAAACGCCGCCTACGCGCTGGGTATGAGCTACGGCCAGGCCATGCGCCTGATCATCCTGCCGCAGGCCTTCCGCAAGATGATGCCGCTGCTGCTGCAGCAGTCCATCATCCTGTTCCAGGATACCTCGCTGGTGTACGCCGTGGGTCTGATGGACTTCCTGAACGCTGCCCGCTCCAAGGGCGATATCGTTGGTTTGCCGCATGAGTTCCTGATTTTTGCCGGTGCGGTGTACTTTGTGATCAGTTTCGGCGCGTCCCTGTCGGTGAAGCGCCTGCAAAAGAGGTTTGCGGTATGA
- a CDS encoding amino acid ABC transporter ATP-binding protein encodes MISIKNVSKWYGDFQVLTDCTTDVKKGEVVVVCGPSGSGKSTLIKTVNALEPFQKGEIIVDGTSVGDAKTDLPKLRSRVGMVFQHFELFPHLSITENLTIAQERVLGRSKDEAMQKGLHYLDRVGLKAHAHKFPGQLSGGQQQRVAIARALAMDPIAMLFDEPTSALDPEMVNEVLDVMVELAQEGMTMMCVTHEMGFARKVANRVIFMDRGSIVEDCAKEEFFGNIEARSERARQFLSKILQH; translated from the coding sequence ATGATTTCCATCAAGAACGTCAGCAAATGGTACGGTGACTTCCAGGTGCTCACCGATTGCACCACCGACGTGAAAAAAGGCGAAGTGGTCGTGGTGTGCGGCCCGTCCGGCTCCGGCAAATCCACGCTGATCAAAACCGTTAACGCGCTGGAACCGTTCCAGAAGGGCGAGATCATTGTGGACGGCACCTCGGTTGGCGACGCCAAAACCGACCTGCCCAAACTGCGCAGCCGCGTGGGCATGGTGTTCCAGCATTTCGAGCTGTTCCCGCACCTGTCCATTACCGAAAACCTCACCATCGCGCAGGAGCGCGTGCTGGGCCGCAGCAAAGACGAAGCCATGCAAAAAGGCCTGCACTATCTGGACCGCGTCGGCCTGAAAGCGCACGCGCACAAGTTCCCCGGCCAGCTGTCCGGCGGCCAGCAGCAGCGTGTGGCCATCGCCCGCGCACTGGCGATGGACCCGATCGCCATGCTGTTCGATGAGCCAACCTCCGCGCTGGACCCGGAAATGGTGAACGAAGTACTGGACGTGATGGTAGAGCTGGCGCAGGAAGGCATGACCATGATGTGTGTAACGCACGAAATGGGCTTTGCGCGCAAAGTGGCCAACCGCGTGATCTTCATGGATCGTGGCAGCATCGTGGAAGACTGCGCCAAGGAAGAGTTCTTCGGCAATATCGAAGCCCGTTCCGAGCGCGCCCGCCAGTTCCTGTCCAAGATTCTGCAGCACTAA
- a CDS encoding EAL and HDOD domain-containing protein — protein MYSTIYLGRQPIVDAQQKRVAYELLFRSGPENRALFQDDVNATASVIRHAFIDLGLSRVLEGCPGFVNVSEKLLFSPVLDLLPPDTIILEILESVELTQSVYERCLQLKARGYQLALDDVCDITPAMQKLLPLVDYLKFDLQQVPLSALPALLQKLQGFRGQLLAEKVDTFEQYEACKQLGIRLFQGYFFARPTVMSHNRAHPHRALLLRLLGLVMKDADVAELESVFKAAPDMVVGLLKLVNAAESYRQPVGSIREAIITLGSSKLKRWALIILFAADCRPSQGPSPLLEMAVVRGRMMELLADDAGIDPDEAFMTGVLSLADTLLATPMADLVSGLALSQDVQQALLARSGPLGQLLALVALGECQEQASPLPDMDAERFNALQLSALAWVRETWRDDFLG, from the coding sequence ATGTATTCCACGATCTATCTTGGCCGCCAGCCTATTGTCGATGCCCAGCAAAAGCGTGTGGCCTATGAACTGCTGTTTCGCTCGGGCCCGGAAAACCGTGCCCTGTTCCAGGACGATGTCAACGCCACCGCATCGGTGATTCGCCACGCCTTTATCGACCTGGGCTTGTCGCGGGTGCTGGAAGGCTGCCCGGGGTTCGTGAATGTCAGCGAGAAGCTCTTGTTCAGCCCGGTGCTGGACTTATTGCCACCGGACACCATCATTCTGGAGATCCTGGAAAGCGTGGAACTGACGCAGTCGGTATACGAGCGCTGCCTCCAGCTGAAAGCGCGGGGCTACCAGTTGGCGCTGGATGATGTGTGCGATATCACGCCGGCGATGCAGAAACTATTGCCGCTGGTGGATTACCTGAAATTCGACCTGCAGCAAGTGCCACTTTCGGCTTTGCCCGCACTACTACAGAAGCTGCAGGGCTTTCGCGGCCAACTGCTGGCCGAAAAAGTGGATACCTTCGAACAATACGAAGCGTGCAAGCAGCTGGGTATCCGGCTGTTCCAGGGCTATTTCTTTGCCCGTCCTACCGTGATGAGCCATAACCGCGCGCACCCGCATCGAGCGCTGCTGCTGCGCCTTTTGGGCCTGGTGATGAAAGACGCCGATGTCGCCGAGCTGGAAAGCGTGTTCAAGGCGGCACCGGACATGGTGGTGGGCTTGCTGAAGCTGGTGAACGCTGCCGAGTCCTACCGCCAGCCGGTGGGTTCGATACGCGAGGCCATCATTACCCTGGGCTCGTCCAAGCTCAAGCGCTGGGCGCTGATCATCCTGTTTGCCGCCGACTGCCGCCCATCGCAGGGCCCCAGCCCGCTACTGGAAATGGCGGTAGTGCGCGGGCGCATGATGGAGTTGCTGGCGGACGATGCCGGCATCGACCCGGACGAGGCGTTCATGACGGGTGTGCTGTCGTTGGCAGATACCTTGCTGGCCACGCCGATGGCGGACCTGGTGAGCGGTCTGGCATTGAGCCAGGACGTTCAGCAGGCGCTACTGGCGCGAAGCGGGCCCTTGGGCCAGCTGCTGGCACTGGTGGCGCTAGGCGAGTGTCAGGAGCAAGCCTCGCCCCTGCCGGATATGGATGCCGAACGTTTCAATGCCTTGCAGCTGTCTGCGCTGGCCTGGGTACGCGAAACCTGGCGTGACGATTTTCTTGGCTGA
- a CDS encoding PilT/PilU family type 4a pilus ATPase codes for MEKDQASKFIHDLLKHAISKNASDIFISADFPPAMKIDGKITPVAPQPLTAQHTKELVRSVMNDRQTEEFESTREANFAISPPGIGRFRVSAYVQQGSAGMVLRKINTEIPTLDGLGLPDVLKDIALIKRGLVIFVGGTGSGKSTSLAALVDWRNSTTADHIITIEDPIEYVHNHKKSIITQREIGVDTESWEIALKNTLRQAPDVILMGEIRDRESMMYGLQFAETGHLCLATLHANNANQALDRILNFFPEERHQQVLMDLSLNMRAIISQRLVPLKGSKGRTAAIEILLNSPLISDMIFKGEISGIKEVMGRSKESGMQTFDQALFQLFEAGLVSYEDALRNADSINDLRLQIKLYSEKAKQHNPLDGLDHLDIV; via the coding sequence ATGGAAAAAGACCAGGCATCAAAATTCATTCACGACCTGCTGAAGCACGCCATCAGCAAGAACGCTTCCGATATTTTCATCAGCGCCGACTTCCCGCCGGCCATGAAGATAGACGGCAAGATTACCCCGGTAGCGCCCCAGCCACTGACTGCCCAGCACACCAAAGAGCTGGTGCGCTCGGTGATGAACGACCGCCAGACCGAAGAGTTTGAATCCACCCGCGAAGCCAACTTTGCCATCAGCCCGCCGGGTATCGGCCGCTTCCGCGTCAGCGCCTACGTGCAGCAAGGCAGTGCCGGCATGGTGCTGCGCAAGATCAACACCGAAATCCCCACCCTGGACGGCCTGGGCCTGCCGGACGTGCTGAAAGACATCGCACTGATCAAACGCGGCCTGGTGATCTTTGTGGGCGGTACCGGCTCGGGTAAATCCACCTCGCTGGCCGCCCTGGTGGACTGGCGCAACAGCACCACAGCCGACCACATCATCACCATCGAAGACCCGATCGAGTACGTCCACAACCACAAGAAGAGCATCATTACGCAGCGCGAGATCGGCGTGGATACCGAAAGCTGGGAAATAGCGCTGAAAAACACGCTGCGCCAGGCGCCGGACGTGATCCTGATGGGCGAAATCCGCGACCGCGAATCCATGATGTACGGCCTGCAGTTTGCCGAAACCGGCCACCTGTGCCTGGCCACGCTACACGCCAACAACGCCAACCAGGCGCTGGACCGCATCCTGAACTTCTTCCCGGAAGAGCGTCACCAGCAAGTGCTGATGGACTTGTCGCTGAACATGCGCGCCATCATCTCGCAGCGCCTGGTTCCGCTCAAAGGCAGCAAGGGCCGCACGGCTGCCATCGAAATCCTGCTGAACAGCCCGCTGATCTCCGACATGATCTTCAAAGGCGAAATCAGCGGCATCAAGGAAGTCATGGGCCGCTCGAAGGAGTCTGGTATGCAGACATTCGACCAGGCGCTATTCCAGCTGTTCGAAGCCGGCCTGGTGAGCTACGAAGACGCGCTGCGCAACGCCGACTCCATCAACGACCTGCGCCTGCAGATCAAGCTGTACAGCGAAAAAGCCAAGCAGCACAACCCGCTGGACGGGCTGGACCATCTGGACATCGTGTAA
- a CDS encoding type IV pilus twitching motility protein PilT, which yields MEISDLLAFTVKNKASDLHLSAGLPPMIRVHGDIRRINLPPLAHHDVHDMVYDIMNDYQRKIFEDTYEADFSFEVPGVARFRVNVFVQNRGIGAVFRVIPSRVLTLEDLGAPRIFKEISDYPRGIVLVTGPTGSGKSTTLAAMIDYINANHYSHILTVEDPIEFVHESKKSLVNQRELGSQTRSFSAALRSALREDPDVILIGEMRDLETIRLALSAAETGHLVFGTLHTSSAAKTIDRIVDVFPAGEKEMVRSMLSESLRAVISQSLLKTKDESARIAAHEIMIGTPAIRNLIRENKIAQINSMIQTGQQHGMQTLDQCLQELVRHGHVSVQEARSKASNKDAF from the coding sequence ATGGAAATATCTGATCTTCTGGCCTTTACGGTCAAGAACAAAGCCTCTGACCTGCATTTATCGGCCGGCCTGCCGCCGATGATACGCGTGCATGGCGATATCCGCCGCATCAACCTGCCACCGCTGGCGCACCACGATGTGCACGACATGGTGTACGACATCATGAACGACTACCAGCGCAAGATTTTTGAAGACACCTACGAAGCAGACTTCTCTTTCGAAGTGCCGGGCGTGGCGCGTTTCCGGGTAAACGTCTTCGTGCAGAACCGTGGTATCGGCGCGGTATTCCGCGTGATTCCCTCCCGCGTACTGACGCTGGAAGACCTGGGCGCGCCGCGCATCTTCAAGGAAATTTCCGACTACCCGCGCGGCATCGTGCTGGTGACCGGCCCCACCGGCTCGGGTAAATCCACCACGCTGGCGGCGATGATCGACTACATCAACGCCAACCACTACTCGCACATCCTGACGGTAGAAGACCCGATCGAATTCGTGCACGAGAGCAAGAAGTCGCTGGTAAACCAGCGTGAACTGGGCTCGCAGACGCGCAGCTTTTCGGCGGCGCTGCGTAGCGCACTGCGCGAAGACCCGGACGTGATCCTGATCGGTGAAATGCGCGACCTGGAAACCATCCGCCTGGCGCTGTCGGCCGCAGAAACCGGCCACCTGGTATTCGGCACCCTGCACACCAGCAGTGCGGCCAAAACCATTGACCGTATCGTGGACGTGTTCCCGGCCGGCGAAAAGGAAATGGTGCGCTCCATGCTGTCGGAAAGCCTGCGCGCGGTGATTTCGCAAAGCCTGCTGAAAACCAAGGACGAAAGCGCCCGTATTGCCGCGCACGAGATCATGATCGGTACCCCGGCCATCCGTAACCTGATCCGCGAAAACAAGATCGCGCAGATCAACTCCATGATCCAGACCGGCCAGCAGCACGGCATGCAGACGCTGGACCAGTGCCTGCAGGAGCTGGTACGCCACGGCCATGTTTCGGTGCAGGAAGCACGAAGCAAAGCCAGTAACAAGGACGCTTTCTGA
- a CDS encoding YggS family pyridoxal phosphate-dependent enzyme: MSQLTLALHAVQAQLAEATGLSGREAGAVQLLAVSKTFPAAAVREVYAAGQRAFGENYVQELQAKAAELADLAIAWHFIGPLQSNKTRIVAETAHWVHSIERLKIAERLSAQRPAHLPPLNVCVQVNVSGEDSKSGCAPAEAPALLRAVAALPQLQLRGLMCIPEPTPDAATLAARFAVLRQLQAQMAAEGLVLDTLSMGMSSDMAAAVAAGSTMVRVGTAIFGARQYPA; the protein is encoded by the coding sequence ATGTCCCAATTGACTCTAGCCTTGCACGCCGTGCAGGCGCAACTGGCCGAGGCCACCGGCCTGTCCGGCCGCGAGGCGGGCGCAGTACAGCTGCTGGCCGTCAGTAAAACCTTCCCCGCCGCTGCCGTGCGCGAGGTTTACGCTGCCGGGCAGCGTGCCTTTGGCGAAAACTATGTGCAGGAGCTGCAAGCCAAGGCGGCCGAGCTGGCTGACCTGGCCATTGCATGGCACTTCATTGGCCCCTTGCAATCCAACAAGACCCGCATCGTGGCAGAAACCGCCCATTGGGTACACTCCATCGAGCGGCTGAAAATCGCCGAGCGCTTGTCCGCACAGCGCCCCGCACACTTGCCACCGCTGAACGTGTGCGTGCAGGTGAATGTATCGGGAGAGGATAGCAAGAGTGGCTGCGCCCCGGCCGAGGCGCCGGCGTTGTTGCGGGCTGTGGCTGCCTTGCCACAGCTACAGCTGCGCGGCTTGATGTGCATCCCGGAGCCGACGCCGGACGCGGCCACGTTGGCCGCACGTTTTGCCGTGCTGCGCCAGCTGCAGGCCCAGATGGCGGCAGAGGGGCTGGTGCTGGATACGCTGTCCATGGGTATGTCGTCCGACATGGCCGCAGCAGTGGCGGCAGGCAGTACCATGGTGCGGGTGGGCACCGCCATTTTCGGGGCCCGCCAGTACCCGGCTTAG
- the proC gene encoding pyrroline-5-carboxylate reductase, with amino-acid sequence MNITFIGGGNMATAIIGGLAGGAHQIQVVEPGSEKRAQLAADFGVVALPALPAAFGPEDIIVLAVKPQVLREVCLQLAPALGGALVISIAAGIGIGAMAGWLGSERIIRVMPNTPAMVGKGVSGLFAAANVAQADRDNATAIMAAVGITTWLTTESGIDDITSVSGSGPAYVFYFIESMIEGAVQAGFAEDEARRLVLATFDGAVELARQSPLPVATLRQNVMSKGGTTERAIFRFEADGVKTAIVAGMEDCRARSVALGIELSKD; translated from the coding sequence ATGAACATAACCTTCATCGGCGGCGGCAATATGGCTACCGCCATCATTGGTGGCCTGGCAGGCGGCGCGCACCAGATTCAGGTCGTTGAGCCCGGTAGCGAAAAGCGCGCACAGCTGGCGGCTGATTTTGGTGTGGTTGCCCTGCCCGCCCTGCCTGCAGCGTTTGGCCCGGAAGACATCATCGTTCTGGCGGTAAAACCGCAGGTATTGCGCGAAGTGTGTCTGCAGCTGGCACCGGCGCTGGGCGGTGCCTTGGTGATTTCCATCGCGGCCGGTATCGGCATTGGCGCCATGGCAGGCTGGCTGGGCAGCGAGCGCATTATCCGCGTGATGCCGAACACCCCGGCCATGGTGGGCAAGGGCGTATCCGGCTTGTTCGCTGCGGCCAATGTGGCACAGGCCGACCGTGACAACGCCACCGCCATCATGGCTGCAGTAGGCATCACCACCTGGCTGACTACCGAGAGTGGTATCGACGACATCACCAGCGTGTCGGGCAGTGGCCCGGCTTACGTGTTTTACTTCATCGAAAGTATGATCGAAGGTGCAGTACAGGCCGGCTTCGCCGAAGACGAGGCGCGCCGGCTGGTATTGGCTACCTTCGATGGCGCGGTAGAGCTGGCGCGCCAGAGCCCGCTGCCGGTGGCCACATTGCGCCAGAATGTGATGAGCAAAGGCGGTACGACCGAGCGGGCCATCTTCCGTTTTGAAGCCGACGGCGTGAAAACCGCCATTGTGGCGGGCATGGAAGACTGCCGCGCCCGTTCGGTGGCGCTGGGTATTGAACTTTCCAAGGACTAG
- a CDS encoding YggT family protein: MLLQTLQFLLQTVGGLFSLVLLMRFYLQLARAPHKHPLTQFVMAMTNFAVLRLRRLVPAWHGYDSASLLAAFLVTLVVSTLVLATNLLPYDFAHPQTWLGLCLLSLLELFRQSLNLLAGAVIVQAILSWVSPYNAITPILDALTRPYLKPFRAANVGGVDLSPLIVILIIQVIQMLPLRVLEQLFLMQLKMAV; this comes from the coding sequence ATGCTGCTGCAGACCCTGCAATTTTTGCTGCAAACCGTAGGCGGGTTGTTCTCGCTGGTGTTGTTGATGCGTTTTTACCTGCAACTGGCACGGGCGCCACACAAGCACCCGCTCACCCAGTTCGTGATGGCCATGACCAACTTTGCGGTCTTGCGCCTGCGCCGCCTGGTGCCGGCATGGCACGGTTACGATAGTGCCTCCTTGCTGGCTGCCTTTCTGGTGACGCTGGTGGTAAGCACGCTGGTGCTGGCCACCAACCTGCTGCCGTACGACTTTGCCCACCCGCAAACCTGGCTGGGTCTGTGCCTGCTGTCCTTGCTGGAGTTGTTCCGCCAGTCGCTGAACCTGCTGGCAGGTGCGGTGATTGTGCAGGCTATCCTGAGCTGGGTAAGCCCTTATAACGCCATTACGCCGATTCTGGACGCGCTGACCCGCCCTTACCTCAAGCCGTTCCGTGCGGCCAACGTAGGCGGTGTGGACTTGTCGCCGCTGATCGTCATCCTGATCATCCAGGTGATACAGATGCTGCCACTACGCGTGCTGGAGCAGCTATTCTTGATGCAACTCAAGATGGCCGTTTAA
- a CDS encoding c-type cytochrome, with translation MKKMLFAALAISAFAAPAFANLQLAQKNNCTACHAVDKKVVGPAYKDVAKKYAGDKGAEAKLVAKVKAGGAGVWGAVPMPPNAQVSDADVKTLVKWVLSLK, from the coding sequence ATGAAAAAAATGCTGTTTGCCGCGCTGGCCATCAGCGCCTTTGCTGCCCCGGCTTTTGCCAACCTGCAGCTGGCACAAAAGAACAACTGCACCGCCTGTCATGCCGTTGACAAAAAGGTAGTTGGCCCGGCTTACAAAGACGTTGCTAAAAAATACGCTGGCGACAAAGGCGCCGAAGCCAAACTGGTTGCCAAAGTGAAAGCCGGTGGGGCTGGTGTATGGGGTGCGGTGCCAATGCCTCCTAACGCCCAAGTGAGCGATGCCGACGTGAAAACGCTGGTGAAATGGGTACTGTCGCTGAAGTAA
- the dksA gene encoding RNA polymerase-binding protein DksA: MAKLTEQDIINWSGDDYMNADHLEFFKERLLQMQQELLSNATATASHLQEQEATPDPADRATLEEEYALELRTRDRERKLLQKIQSTLRLIEDGSYGYCEDTGEPIGLKRLLARPTASLSVEAQERRERMKRQYAD; this comes from the coding sequence ATGGCCAAGCTGACTGAACAAGACATCATCAACTGGTCCGGCGACGACTACATGAACGCCGACCACCTTGAGTTCTTCAAGGAGCGCTTGTTGCAGATGCAGCAGGAGCTGCTGAGCAACGCCACTGCCACCGCCAGCCACCTGCAAGAGCAGGAGGCCACACCGGACCCGGCTGACCGCGCCACACTGGAAGAAGAGTACGCCCTGGAGCTGCGTACCCGAGACCGTGAGCGCAAACTGCTGCAAAAAATCCAGTCCACCCTTCGTCTGATCGAAGATGGTAGCTACGGCTACTGCGAAGACACGGGTGAACCTATCGGCCTGAAACGCCTGCTGGCCCGCCCTACCGCTTCGCTGTCCGTGGAAGCCCAGGAGCGCCGCGAGCGTATGAAGCGCCAGTACGCCGACTGA